One Gossypium hirsutum isolate 1008001.06 chromosome A11, Gossypium_hirsutum_v2.1, whole genome shotgun sequence genomic window carries:
- the LOC121209714 gene encoding putative ripening-related protein 1, protein MKKQILFSVFEFIIFLCFHFLFFSLGIEAQTCDPSGTIPGTTPPPGQCNQDNNADCCVEGEVYTTYTCSPPVSDNTPATLTINSFQEGGDGGGASKCDNQYHSDNEPVVALSTGWFSQSSRCNKFININGNGKSVRALVVDECDSQVGCDDEHAYQPPCRNNIVDASKAVWTALGVPESEQGELDITWSDA, encoded by the coding sequence atgaagaagcaAATTTTATTTAGTGTTTTTGAGTTTATCatctttctttgttttcattttcttttcttcagtCTAGGTATTGAAGCTCAGACATGCGATCCTAGCGGCACCATACCAGGCACAACGCCACCACCAGGGCAATGTAACCAAGACAATAACGCTGATTGTTGTGTAGAAGGCGAAGTTTACACAACATACACGTGTTCACCGCCGGTGTCTGACAATACACCGGCAACCCTAACTATTAACAGCTTCCAGGAAGGTGGAGATGGTGGTGGCGCATCAAAATGTGACAACCAATATCACTCAGATAATGAACCCGTGGTGGCACTCTCAACAGGGTGGTTTAGCCAGAGCAGCCGTtgcaataaatttattaatatcaatGGCAATGGAAAGAGTGTGAGGGCTTTGGTAGTGGATGAATGTGACTCTCAAGTAGGGTGTGATGATGAGCATGCTTATCAGCCCCCGTGCCGCAATAATATTGTTGATGCCTCAAAAGCTGTTTGGACCGCTTTGGGAGTGCCTGAAAGCGAACAAGGAGAACTAGACATTACCTGGTCCGATGCCTAG